The Pieris rapae chromosome 16, ilPieRapa1.1, whole genome shotgun sequence genome includes a region encoding these proteins:
- the LOC110997289 gene encoding uncharacterized protein LOC110997289, translating to MSRVGLSVFFVFVFFECVMTRSLHNSTTCEQFERGASFDPHEVVDSKWKIFYFWSDNTERNAIVFSLLTKKSLGKFREVVEAIEPSLSVEWHKASFLMEPRPGVQVMLLYAGTSGAFRGLVKMEQRKKARPNPEPLIKFADLRLKMKGRYIGMMCCEDLTAFAMARVGELPETEEDCIAAAATLDLQGPGGRSHLFLQNLRRSEL from the exons ATGTCGCGCGTTGGGCTTTCTGTGTTTTTCGTGTTCGTATTTTTTGAGTGTGTTATGACCAGAAGCCTTCACAATAGCACCACTTGTGAGCAATTCGAACGTGGTGCCTCCTTTGATCCCCATGAAGTGGTGGATTCTaagtggaaaatattttatttttggtcaGACAACACCGAACGGAATGCGATTGTTTTCTCCTTACTAACTAAAAAG AGTTTGGGAAAGTTTCGTGAAGTGGTGGAAGCCATAGAGCCGAGCCTGTCAGTAGAGTGGCATAAGGCGTCGTTTCTAATGGAGCCTCGGCCCGGGGTTCAAGTGATGTTATTGTACGCGGGGACATCGGGGGCATTCCGGGGACTCGTTAAAATGGAACAACGAAAGAAAG CGCGTCCAAATCCCGaacctttaataaaattcgcgGATCTTCGACTAAAAATGAAGGGACGATACATTGGTATGATGTGTTGTGAGGACTTAACTGCTTTCGCCATGGCACGTGTTGGGGAATTGCCGGAAACAGAAGAAGACTGTATTGCTGCTGCTGCTACTTTGGATCTGCAAGGGCCGGGTGGAAgatcacatttatttttacaaaatttacgtCGTTCTGAACTTTGA